In a single window of the Leptospira barantonii genome:
- a CDS encoding ArsR/SmtB family transcription factor, giving the protein MSKEKSALKKNQLESAIRGIKGIAHPDRLQILFFLSQKEHSVGELVDLLGISQSAASQHLSKMKINGILSSRKESNQVFYYLKDGKYKDLIRTIVKIYG; this is encoded by the coding sequence ATGTCTAAAGAAAAATCAGCATTAAAGAAAAACCAGTTAGAATCCGCAATTCGTGGGATCAAGGGGATAGCTCACCCTGACCGTTTGCAGATTCTTTTCTTCCTATCTCAGAAAGAACACAGCGTAGGTGAACTCGTGGATTTACTGGGAATCAGCCAATCTGCGGCTTCTCAGCACCTCAGCAAAATGAAGATCAACGGAATTCTTTCCAGCAGAAAAGAATCCAACCAAGTCTTTTACTATCTGAAAGACGGAAAATACAAGGATCTGATTCGTACGATCGTTAAAATCTACGGTTAA